The Rhododendron vialii isolate Sample 1 chromosome 5a, ASM3025357v1 genome contains a region encoding:
- the LOC131325995 gene encoding F-box/kelch-repeat protein At3g06240-like, with protein MNYSYIVGICNGLVCIYYSPYIYPLIICNPSTRQFQEIRNEVDYNAYETVKQVSLGFGFHPSTNEYKLIRIVLYSTPIRKYNIRANFYVMSTNTWTEIDFNKLSLLLGEMNESRECDSIVQIAGSPTTTLNGVFHWLAEIVSTDQVVVMSFDMGNEVFRRIRKP; from the exons ATGAATTATTCCTATATTGTGGGTATCTGTAATGGTTTAGTTTGCATATATTACTCTCCCTATATATATCCCTTGATTATATGCAATCCCTCCACCAGACAGTTTCAGGAAATTCGGAATGAG GTGGATTACAATGCTTATGAAACGGTTAAGCAGGTCAGTCTTGGGTTTGGCTTCCATCCCAGTACTAATGAATACAAGTTGATTAGGATTGTGCTTTATTCTACTCCTATCAGGAAATACAATATCCGAGCTAATTTCTATGTTATGAGCACCAATACTTGGACggaaattgattttaataaGCTGTCGTTGCTCTTGGGGGAGATGAATGAATCGAGGGAGTGTGATAGCATCGTGCAAATAGCTGGATCTCCTACTACAACCTTGAATGGAGTTTTCCATTGGCTTGCAGAAATAGTCTCAACTGATCAAGTGGTTGTTATGTCTTTCGACATGGGTAATGAGGTGTTCAGAAGAATAAGAAAACCATAG